The stretch of DNA CGCACGAGGAACTGGGAGGACTTGGTGTGCTTGAAAGCGTGTCGGACAAGTTTCCCTCGAGTTGCTGGTAAGGATACATGATCCACACTACTTCGGAAGAAGAGAGTCCAAAATTCTTTGCCGTCTTTTTATCTCCTCTATCATTTCCTAAGCTCCCGTCATTATTCGATTCATCGCCCGTTTTGTTACCGTCATCTTTGCAATTTTTTATCGTTTTAACGATAAAATGAAGCCTTGGTTCGTCGCTATAGGGTACTTTCTCGGCGCTTACTTTTCCGCACTCATCAATTGATAAGTACCATCCCTTGCCATCCGTGTCTGAATGACATGTTCGAAAAATGTTAAAGAAGTTTTTGCCGAAAAACTCGCGAAAGACGCATTCCTTCCTCTCAGCTTCCTTTTAACAagtaagagaaaataaaagtttgAATTCAGCACATAGAAGTCGAAGGAACAATTGTAGCTAGACAAATTACGTTAGTTGCTATTCTCCTGCTTGCCGACAGCTGATTAGCGAAAGCAACGCTGGTTAATTTAAAGCGTGAAGTCATAAATCGCGTGCGTCAATTGCTACGCGTCTTCATTTACTGTTCACCTGTGATCCGTCAACCTTCTGAAGCAAAGCAAATTGTTGTAAACTTACCGAGGAAAATATCCTCCCCTTGTTGTCCACAGCTAGGTATTTCTTAGCTTTCAGTCCCCAAATTGCAACAAGATCTGGTCCAACCGAGAGAAACTGTAAAACGGCtgcaagaaaaaggaaaactgtACTTTTAGAAGCAGGTAGTGATCCTTTGCGGGAGTCGAGCCTGCCCACGTTTAGATTGCTACTTACGGCGCTCCACCACTGAGCTGTAGACTCGTTAGAGCTTGGCCATTAAACTAGAGGACTTCGCTGACGATTTTTCCTCCATTACACTGCCAGGATTAATTAAATCGAAATTGTCGAAATGGTGCAGATAGAATTATCTCAACTGTTTTGAAACTTGGGGTTAGCGAAATGCGATCCTTTACATTCTTGTTTGCCCATCCATGCACCCAGATTCTTTTCGccctgttttatttttgttacacGAGCATCTTGCTTGCTGTAGCCATTGCTAATGAAAGTCCAAGCTTCAACATGGACACGCAAGGATTTTGAGGGGggaattacaatacaatacaatgcaatgcAATAACATACtttgaccgctccccatgggggcttatcagggccaatgaaacggTTAACgaaacgacgaaacagatcaacaacaactgttaagaatcccaactggccggaggctagccagttggctatttacaagtgcagctgggaagttgaaccacggactaccaggaacaaattcaacgagcggtcagagcgggtcttgatcatgaacccgggatctccggatctcaagggaagcgccctaaccactgggcctcACCGCCTCCCATTAAATTGTTTGGCTGGAATTTGGCAACCGGGTTCGTGCGAACCcaacttaaattattttatATCTTACAATAAACAAGTCAAAAGTGGATTTATTACAAAAAACTTACTCcaagaaaattaatattaataaggtTGATTTAATTTTCTTGACTACTTCAGTCTCTAATAATGCAATACAAAGCAAATCGAGCGCTCACTACACTTTAATTCTGGCGCCTTTTAAAAGTGCATTTGAATTCTTGCAATGCGAACTGACGTTTTCATATTTAACCGACTGCAAAATTGGTAGCCTGCGAAAGCATCCGTTTCTCCTTCGCTCACCGCCGCTGGGGAAACGGATGCTTTCGCAGGCTACAAAATCGGAAAAGTATCATGAGTTATCAACAAGTGCAATAACGACAATCAGAATTCGAAATGTTTCGACTGTGGAGGATGCCGTTTAATCGACGCAACTGAAAATCTTTTCAAAAGTAGTTCTCGATCGGTATCGAATCAACAAAGACTAACAGCCTCTTTCgctatatttttatttatttattttttgcaaattAAATGCCGCTTGAATTAAGTGTCTGGACAACTTATGTTGTATATAATAAtacgaaaaaatatttcattttcattttcttttctatCCACTCAGTAGAAGTTATTACGTCCAAGTTGAAAACAAGTAATGGTAGAAATTatttaaatgttattttgttttatcaatTTATACctttacaatattttttttagtGCCTGCTGTTGCATCTTCCAGAGAAAGCGACGACAGCAAGATTATAAATTCCCTCTATAGTATCTATCTGGAAAAAATGTCTACCTTTAAAAACACCTCAGAAATAAGCTTGGTGATATCAATTGTAATTATTCAAGTCTGGGAATTTGTTCTCACCATATAAACAGCTTTCGTCGCTCGTTCCCGCTACCTCTCCGGTTGGGTTTATCGAAAGGTAGAAACCATTTTTTGCGTACAATTGTCGCTTACGCGTGTACTTTTGAAGGGATGAAAATGTGATCGTTGTCTTAGGTCCTGCCATGTTGATCAAGGCATGAAATGTGAAATATCGTCGTTACTTCTCATTCCCATATCGCCATTGTCATGATCGTAGAAGCTTATGCATGGCGTTAGTTGTAAAACAAGAGATAAACCAGTGATTATTTGACGCAGTAAACTGGGTTTTGCCTTATGTCAAGGGAACCAATAAAATGTTATGCGTCAGAGTTATCTCTACTTCTTTGACTGTAATGACTGGTGTGGTAAGCCgcctgtgttttattttttgatagCGACTGTCACGTGCACATTGGGTTTTGAGCTAATATGAACAATGCCGAACGCACCTGCTCAATATTACGAAATTGCCACGATCGCGTGACAAGACAAAATTTACATATTCATCgcgcctcggttgttcaaactAGTGGTTTGCACTGTTGTTTCGCTAAGTTGAAAGGGATCAAAAGCAACAGTactgagttatccagtggatggtAATTTATTCAGTGGATATATAGCGCTGTCCATGTGAACCCTTCCAATAAGTGTGGCCAGATGTGAGGCTTATATCTCAAGCAGCTTATCTTGTCGGTGAAATCGTATCGAACATTCAGTACaattcttgttttgtttcttaTTCCACAACCGTTGTTTAAAATACAGGCTCGTCAGTGAAAGGTTAACTATAAATTTCACTTTCACTTGAAGCCCTTCACATCAGAGAGCTAAAGCCCCAGATTAACACCAAGCCGGGATGAATACAAGAGCAGGGAACTCATGATTAAGTTGTAGTCATGGAACCATGAACGCTAATCAACACCTTAGTCTGCTTGGTAGCTTAGCTTATTGGTTATGCATAATGCTCATTGTATATATTAACTCAtaggtagtttttttttttttcactttacaAGTAGCATAAAACATGTCTTTTCGCTAGGTTGTTATGTCTGTTACATGTTATCTAGTAAGTGTAGCGACTTGCCATAAAAGCACAACAATCTGAAATAACCAAAATAAATGCACCaagttttatttaaaacaagtAGAATAACCCATGGCTTCAACTTTTCGTTAGCTTATTATACGTAAATGTAGCTTCTTCCCTAAACAAAGCAATctgaaataatcaaaataaatgCAGTGTAAATGCACTCCAGTGATTCGGAATAACCGACATAAGACCCTGTCCTTGTGAGATAAGATCGTCACCAGTCGTCCCTTCCCTCTGAAATCTCCCTT from Montipora capricornis isolate CH-2021 chromosome 9, ASM3666992v2, whole genome shotgun sequence encodes:
- the LOC138016708 gene encoding fibroblast growth factor 16-like; the protein is MAGPKTTITFSSLQKYTRKRQLYAKNGFYLSINPTGEVAGTSDESCLYAVLQFLSVGPDLVAIWGLKAKKYLAVDNKGRIFSSEAERKECVFREFFGKNFFNIFRTCHSDTDGKGWYLSIDECGKVSAEKVPYSDEPRLHFIVKTIKNCKDDGNKTGDESNNDGSLGNDRGDKKTAKNFGLSSSEVVWIMYPYQQLEGNLSDTLSSTPSPPSSSCGNSRSSASTGEWTGSGDNSTPV